From Candidatus Binatia bacterium, one genomic window encodes:
- a CDS encoding dodecin family protein, with protein MVEKTIELTGTSANSIEDAVNIAVSRAAVTIDSLRQAQIVDISATITNGTVSHWRVKLKVSFAVQDRLHE; from the coding sequence ATGGTCGAAAAAACAATCGAGTTGACCGGAACGTCGGCCAACAGCATCGAGGACGCCGTCAATATCGCCGTATCGCGGGCTGCCGTCACCATCGACAGTCTGCGCCAGGCGCAGATCGTCGACATCAGCGCCACCATCACGAACGGCACCGTGTCGCACTGGCGCGTGAAGCTGAAGGTCTCGTTTGCGGTGCAGGACCGCCTGCATGAGTGA
- a CDS encoding DsbA family protein — MKRYGFFGMGAFTFLGLALWFGAAASASDDATTKSLIEYYRRKANIPPSAQVEVKDLKPSKFKGAKSGTLIVGGRSSEFTVSDDGRYAFFGELEDLTVDPFAAVMKKISLKDVATKGPADAKVTIVEYSDFQCPFCSRGYQTLESQVLKEYGDKVRFAYKNFPLPMHPWAEPAAVASLCARQQKTDAFWKLYNYYFQNQRDLTAQNLKEKSVEALKDDGIDLAKFGDCLDNKKTLDLVKAEQAEGSSVGVNGTPAFIINGRLISGAQPFENFKAIIDDELARGKK, encoded by the coding sequence ATGAAGCGATACGGGTTTTTTGGGATGGGAGCGTTTACGTTCTTGGGGTTGGCTCTCTGGTTCGGCGCTGCTGCCAGCGCCTCGGATGATGCAACAACAAAGTCGCTAATCGAATACTACCGCCGCAAGGCGAACATCCCGCCGAGCGCGCAAGTGGAGGTCAAGGACCTCAAGCCGTCGAAGTTCAAAGGCGCCAAAAGCGGAACGTTGATTGTCGGCGGTCGGTCAAGCGAATTCACCGTCTCCGATGACGGCCGCTACGCCTTTTTCGGCGAGCTGGAAGATCTGACCGTCGATCCGTTTGCCGCGGTCATGAAGAAGATCTCGCTGAAGGATGTGGCTACAAAGGGCCCAGCGGACGCGAAAGTCACCATCGTCGAGTACTCCGATTTCCAATGTCCGTTCTGCTCTCGCGGCTATCAGACTTTGGAAAGCCAGGTTCTGAAAGAATACGGCGACAAGGTGCGCTTCGCGTATAAGAATTTCCCGCTCCCCATGCACCCCTGGGCGGAACCGGCTGCGGTCGCGAGCCTCTGCGCGCGGCAACAGAAGACCGATGCGTTCTGGAAGCTGTATAACTACTACTTCCAGAATCAGCGCGACCTCACGGCGCAGAACCTCAAAGAAAAGTCTGTCGAGGCGCTCAAAGACGACGGCATCGATTTGGCGAAGTTCGGCGATTGTCTCGACAACAAGAAGACGCTCGATCTGGTGAAGGCTGAACAAGCCGAGGGCAGCAGCGTCGGCGTGAACGGCACGCCGGCTTTCATCATCAATGGCCGATTGATCAGCGGTGCCCAGCCGTTTGAAAACTTCAAAGCGATTATCGACGACGAGTTGGCGCGCGGCAAGAAATAG
- a CDS encoding IS1380 family transposase, giving the protein MKQGLLPYGVEVVEAADTVTARGGLALAVEAMRALGVSRAIKHHVHIRQRARGRDEVAMIEAMVMLLAAGGECLDDLAVLRADQGLCRLLERELPSPDAARRFLYEFHDEGLIDDARQQRAPGQVAYIPGENAALRGLAQVNVKLLERVAAQGRSRKATLDHDATIQESHKRESLAHYKGGRGYQPSVIYWAEQDLVVADEYRDGNVAAGMENLRLIERGFASLPATVTEYAFRSDSACYDEAVLKWLANPQRKQGPGGKISFTISADMSPELRAVCAGVGEPRWVLVEERAEESVHWAEVEFTPGNWPKEAEPLRYVAVRIRKQQGFLFAAGYDTKYLAVVSNRWELSGEELLRWHWAKAGTIEHVHDVTKNELGAAVPPCGRFGANAAWYRLSLLAYNILSAMKSLVLPAALSAARPKRLRFALFTMAGRLISHAGKLVLQISEAAERLAGLREARRQLAVLAVASP; this is encoded by the coding sequence ATGAAGCAGGGGTTGTTGCCGTATGGGGTGGAGGTGGTCGAGGCGGCGGATACGGTAACGGCCCGCGGTGGGCTTGCGCTCGCGGTAGAAGCGATGCGCGCACTGGGAGTTTCGCGTGCGATCAAGCACCATGTGCACATCCGCCAGCGGGCGCGCGGGCGTGACGAAGTGGCGATGATCGAGGCCATGGTCATGCTATTGGCCGCGGGCGGAGAGTGCCTCGACGACCTGGCGGTGTTGCGGGCCGACCAGGGGTTGTGTCGGCTGTTGGAACGCGAGTTACCGTCGCCCGATGCGGCGCGGCGTTTCCTCTACGAGTTTCACGACGAGGGGTTGATCGACGACGCGCGCCAGCAGCGCGCGCCTGGGCAGGTGGCGTATATCCCGGGGGAGAATGCGGCGCTGCGCGGGCTGGCGCAGGTCAACGTGAAGCTGCTGGAGCGCGTAGCGGCGCAGGGCCGCAGTCGCAAAGCCACCCTCGATCACGATGCGACGATTCAGGAAAGTCACAAGCGGGAGTCGCTGGCGCATTACAAAGGCGGGCGCGGCTATCAGCCGTCGGTGATCTACTGGGCAGAGCAGGATCTGGTGGTGGCCGATGAGTATCGCGATGGGAACGTGGCGGCGGGGATGGAAAATCTGCGGCTCATCGAGCGCGGGTTCGCCAGTCTGCCGGCGACGGTCACCGAGTATGCGTTTCGATCGGACAGTGCGTGTTACGACGAGGCGGTGTTGAAGTGGCTGGCCAACCCGCAACGCAAGCAGGGCCCGGGCGGGAAGATCAGTTTCACGATCAGTGCGGACATGAGCCCGGAGTTGCGCGCGGTGTGCGCGGGGGTGGGGGAGCCGCGATGGGTACTGGTGGAGGAACGAGCTGAGGAGAGCGTGCACTGGGCGGAGGTTGAATTCACGCCGGGCAACTGGCCCAAAGAGGCAGAGCCGTTGCGGTACGTGGCGGTGCGCATTCGCAAGCAGCAGGGGTTTTTGTTTGCGGCGGGGTACGACACGAAGTACCTGGCCGTGGTGAGCAACCGCTGGGAGCTCAGCGGTGAGGAGCTGCTACGGTGGCACTGGGCCAAGGCGGGCACCATCGAGCACGTGCACGACGTGACCAAGAACGAGCTGGGGGCCGCGGTCCCGCCGTGTGGACGCTTCGGTGCCAATGCGGCGTGGTATCGGCTGAGCCTGTTGGCGTACAACATCCTGAGCGCGATGAAGTCCCTGGTGCTGCCGGCTGCGCTCAGTGCGGCCCGACCGAAGCGGTTGCGCTTTGCGCTGTTCACCATGGCTGGGCGGCTCATCTCGCATGCCGGCAAGTTGGTGCTGCAGATCAGTGAAGCCGCAGAGCGACTGGCCGGTTTGCGTGAGGCTCGCCGACAGCTGGCCGTGCTCGCGGTGGCCTCTCCGTAG
- a CDS encoding MBL fold metallo-hydrolase: MSEAKVREVWPGIYVIHLPLPMRPTIINVYLLHSRDEWALVDTGVNTAESIATFDAALKEVGCAPDKITKVICTHHHPDHFGSSRTYQERFGASVYMSRLEYEISQVFMHRGRSDDVTMFFIRNGFPLDRFVQIPSPGEFWSELYAPAVPDHFMVDGEVFSVGDLEVEVITTPGHTPEHCVLYVRRQRLMIAGDHLLPKITPHVGIYPGGPDNPLRDFLESQRKIQRFDVNMVLPAHGGTFIDHRHRANQIIQHHEYRIQEMLDAVRRQARTAYEVASLAFGFDTDSPIMVQFPATFETLAHLEYMRSLGQVAREERGERVFYRAAQS; encoded by the coding sequence ATGAGTGAAGCCAAGGTCCGCGAGGTCTGGCCCGGGATTTACGTCATCCACTTGCCGCTACCGATGCGGCCCACCATCATCAACGTCTACCTGCTCCACAGCCGCGACGAGTGGGCGCTGGTGGACACGGGGGTCAACACCGCCGAGAGCATCGCCACCTTCGACGCGGCGCTCAAAGAGGTCGGGTGCGCACCCGACAAAATCACGAAGGTGATCTGCACCCACCATCACCCGGATCATTTCGGCAGTTCACGGACGTACCAAGAGCGCTTCGGCGCCAGCGTGTACATGAGCCGACTCGAGTACGAGATCTCGCAGGTGTTCATGCACCGGGGGCGGAGCGACGACGTCACCATGTTTTTCATCCGCAACGGCTTCCCCCTCGACCGCTTCGTGCAGATTCCGTCGCCCGGAGAGTTTTGGTCCGAGTTGTACGCGCCGGCTGTCCCCGACCATTTCATGGTGGACGGGGAGGTCTTTTCGGTCGGAGACCTCGAGGTGGAGGTCATTACGACACCGGGACACACGCCGGAGCACTGCGTCCTCTACGTGCGGCGGCAGCGGCTGATGATCGCGGGAGATCACCTGTTGCCGAAGATCACTCCTCACGTCGGCATCTACCCCGGCGGTCCGGACAACCCGTTGCGTGATTTTCTCGAATCGCAGCGCAAGATACAGCGCTTCGACGTCAACATGGTCCTGCCGGCGCACGGTGGCACCTTCATCGATCACCGCCACCGCGCCAACCAGATCATCCAGCACCATGAGTATCGCATACAGGAAATGTTGGATGCCGTTCGTCGCCAGGCACGCACGGCCTACGAGGTAGCGAGCCTGGCCTTCGGCTTCGATACAGATAGCCCGATCATGGTCCAGTTCCCCGCCACCTTCGAAACTCTGGCGCACCTGGAATACATGCGCTCGTTGGGCCAGGTGGCCCGCGAGGAGCGCGGCGAGCGGGTCTTTTACCGGGCGGCGCAGAGTTGA
- a CDS encoding DUF6788 family protein: protein MNDAQIARLEHKRERLLDELHHLPDLMRGKVYERERKCGRASCTCASGGPRHGGLQLTVNLGGRTRTRYVRQGERAVVEAKVAAYRRLWELVDELTEVNLALLNALPRAAQEKP from the coding sequence ATGAATGACGCCCAGATCGCTCGCCTCGAGCACAAACGCGAGCGCCTGCTCGATGAGTTGCACCACCTCCCCGACCTGATGCGTGGCAAGGTCTACGAGCGCGAACGCAAGTGTGGTCGTGCCTCCTGCACCTGCGCCAGCGGTGGACCGCGTCATGGCGGTTTGCAGCTGACGGTCAATCTCGGGGGCCGCACCCGTACCCGCTACGTTCGTCAAGGTGAGCGAGCCGTAGTAGAAGCAAAGGTGGCTGCCTACCGGCGTCTATGGGAGTTGGTGGACGAGCTGACGGAGGTGAACCTCGCCTTACTCAACGCGCTGCCACGGGCGGCGCAGGAGAAGCCATGA
- a CDS encoding NADH-quinone oxidoreductase subunit N, protein MITPPDISWIAILPLLILTGTALVTLFADLWMEGPDREALGWIGLVGLLATAVAAMALWNTKLSAFSNGIAVDRYGLFFTLLFCVASGLTLLMSMGYLEFTDIRTGDYYSLILFSTVGMVLMATATDLIIIFLGLEVMSLAVYVLSGIWREQQRSNEAALKYFLLGAFATGFLLFGIALLYGATGSTTLGPIAAQVAKVGGQEKTLVLAGMALLLVGFGFKVAAAPFHVWTPDVYEGAPTSVTAFMAVAVKAAAFAAFARVFMHTLTVLSADWSSVLWILAALTMTVGNVTAILQRNIKRMLAYSSIAHAGYLLVGMVAGGEFGGSAVLFYLIAYMLMTLGAFAVVIALGWRGAPNENLDDYAGVGFSHPFLGVAMTIFMLSLAGIPPLVGFIGKFYIFSAAIRSGYVGLTVIGVLNSVISVYYYVGVLVRMYMTEGVLEIPVLSSRPYLVATLLLTITGTILLGLFPSPLFELARQSFLALG, encoded by the coding sequence ATGATTACTCCGCCGGACATATCCTGGATCGCCATTCTGCCGCTGTTGATTCTCACCGGCACGGCGCTGGTCACGTTGTTTGCCGATCTATGGATGGAAGGACCGGACCGCGAGGCTCTCGGCTGGATTGGCTTGGTGGGGCTGCTGGCAACCGCGGTCGCAGCTATGGCGCTGTGGAATACAAAATTGAGTGCGTTTTCGAATGGGATCGCAGTCGATCGCTACGGTCTGTTCTTCACGCTGCTGTTTTGCGTCGCATCCGGGCTGACCCTGCTGATGTCGATGGGCTATCTGGAATTCACCGACATTCGCACCGGCGACTATTATTCTCTGATCCTGTTTTCGACCGTGGGCATGGTGTTGATGGCGACGGCCACCGACTTGATCATCATTTTCCTTGGGCTCGAGGTCATGTCGCTCGCCGTCTACGTCCTCTCCGGGATCTGGAGAGAGCAGCAGCGTTCCAACGAAGCAGCGCTGAAGTACTTCCTGCTGGGAGCGTTTGCGACCGGCTTTCTCCTGTTCGGCATCGCCCTGCTGTACGGCGCGACCGGCAGTACGACGCTGGGTCCGATCGCCGCGCAGGTTGCCAAGGTCGGCGGACAGGAGAAGACGCTGGTTCTCGCGGGCATGGCGCTCCTGCTCGTGGGCTTCGGCTTCAAAGTGGCGGCGGCGCCATTCCACGTGTGGACACCGGACGTCTACGAAGGTGCGCCGACCTCGGTTACCGCGTTCATGGCCGTGGCGGTCAAAGCGGCAGCGTTCGCTGCGTTCGCTCGAGTGTTCATGCATACGCTGACGGTGCTGTCCGCCGATTGGAGCAGCGTGCTGTGGATCCTCGCGGCACTCACCATGACGGTCGGCAACGTGACAGCGATCCTGCAGCGGAACATCAAGCGCATGCTGGCGTACTCGAGCATCGCGCACGCCGGTTACCTGCTGGTCGGCATGGTGGCTGGCGGCGAGTTCGGCGGCAGCGCCGTGTTGTTCTACCTGATCGCGTACATGCTGATGACCCTTGGGGCCTTCGCGGTGGTCATTGCGCTCGGCTGGCGTGGGGCGCCGAACGAGAACCTCGACGACTACGCCGGCGTCGGATTCAGCCATCCATTTCTGGGCGTGGCGATGACGATCTTCATGCTCTCGCTGGCCGGCATTCCGCCTCTGGTCGGTTTCATCGGCAAGTTCTACATTTTCAGCGCCGCGATACGCTCCGGGTACGTCGGGCTCACCGTCATCGGCGTCCTCAACAGCGTCATCTCGGTGTACTACTACGTCGGCGTGCTGGTGCGCATGTACATGACGGAGGGCGTATTGGAGATCCCGGTTCTCAGCAGCCGCCCGTATCTCGTCGCCACGCTGCTCCTCACCATCACCGGCACTATTCTCCTCGGCCTGTTCCCGTCGCCACTGTTCGAACTGGCCCGCCAGTCGTTCTTGGCCCTTGGCTAG
- a CDS encoding AI-2E family transporter: protein MANLVSVLGRMTRQQIFAAFYFAVFFFLLYQFYCIFRIFLVPLTWAALLAFIFYPLHVPLTQVLHGRNSLASFCFTTVVILVVMVPTILVIIVLANESVTLYQSGGELLASGRLQEFFEKLKASAPARTSKIVIPLLQSWNVDLAGMAMSAGNALSSFLMSQAAGIAKNLATFVVDFFLTTFALFFFFRDGARMINAIRGILPMEPAHKDMVLARLYDTLSAVVQGTLAVAALQGVLLGVGLWALGVPFAILLGCAAAFSALLPVGATGVWGAVAVYLLIAGSFWRAILLAVWGTLVIGTVDNVIRPLIIGERAEIPTILLFFGILGGLQAYGLLGVFLAPVVIAMVVAFFRIYKERYSTAE from the coding sequence TTGGCCAATCTTGTTAGCGTACTCGGCCGGATGACCCGGCAGCAGATCTTCGCAGCCTTCTACTTCGCGGTGTTCTTTTTCTTACTCTATCAGTTTTACTGCATTTTTCGGATCTTTCTCGTGCCGCTGACTTGGGCGGCGCTGCTGGCGTTCATCTTCTATCCGCTCCATGTTCCGCTGACGCAGGTCCTGCACGGGCGCAACAGCCTGGCCTCATTTTGCTTCACCACGGTTGTGATTCTTGTCGTGATGGTGCCCACGATCCTCGTCATCATCGTCCTCGCCAACGAGTCGGTGACCTTGTACCAGAGCGGCGGTGAATTGCTCGCCAGTGGCCGCCTGCAGGAGTTCTTCGAGAAGTTGAAAGCTTCGGCCCCCGCGCGGACCTCGAAGATCGTCATCCCGCTACTGCAATCGTGGAATGTCGATCTGGCGGGCATGGCGATGAGTGCGGGCAACGCGCTCAGCAGCTTTCTGATGTCGCAAGCCGCGGGCATCGCCAAGAATCTCGCGACCTTCGTTGTCGACTTCTTTCTGACGACCTTTGCGTTGTTCTTCTTCTTCCGTGACGGGGCTCGCATGATCAACGCGATCCGCGGCATCCTTCCGATGGAACCGGCGCACAAGGATATGGTGCTGGCGCGTCTCTACGACACCTTGTCGGCGGTGGTGCAGGGCACGCTGGCCGTGGCCGCCTTGCAGGGGGTCCTGCTCGGCGTTGGCCTCTGGGCCCTTGGCGTGCCGTTTGCCATCCTTCTCGGGTGTGCTGCGGCGTTCTCCGCGCTGCTGCCGGTTGGGGCAACTGGCGTATGGGGTGCCGTCGCGGTCTATCTGCTGATCGCGGGATCCTTTTGGCGAGCCATTCTGCTTGCTGTCTGGGGAACGCTGGTCATCGGTACAGTCGATAACGTGATTCGTCCCTTGATCATCGGCGAACGTGCCGAGATCCCTACGATCCTGCTCTTTTTCGGGATTCTAGGAGGCTTGCAGGCCTACGGCCTCTTGGGTGTGTTTTTGGCGCCGGTCGTCATTGCGATGGTGGTGGCCTTCTTCCGGATTTACAAGGAGCGCTACAGCACTGCCGAGTGA